A genomic segment from Luteibacter aegosomatis encodes:
- a CDS encoding complex I NDUFA9 subunit family protein translates to MKAQRIVILGGTGFVGSHLTSRLAADGHRLLLLSRNRQAHRQATVGRNVSVVSADVYDAPELRRHIAGADAVINLVGILNEGRRDTFARAHVGLTRLVVDACRDTGVHRLHQMSALNAGAGTSGYLRSRGEAEALVTASTLDWTIYRPSTIFGPGDGLVTRFDKLLAVAPVMPLPRPSARMAPVYVGDVVEAIARAVADPAISVLRTFELYGREVWTLLDLVRAIRDARGRHRVVLPLPDALGLVQAHVARFAPGKPFTPDNFRTLLIDSVGKRDGLAELGMEPQALSAWLPRLLGPSVRQHRLDEARRKRRR, encoded by the coding sequence ATGAAAGCCCAACGCATCGTCATCCTCGGCGGCACCGGCTTCGTCGGCAGCCACCTCACCTCGCGACTGGCCGCCGACGGCCACCGTTTGCTGCTGCTGTCGCGCAACCGCCAGGCCCATCGGCAGGCGACCGTGGGGCGCAACGTCAGCGTCGTCTCCGCCGACGTCTATGACGCACCCGAACTGCGTCGGCACATCGCGGGGGCCGATGCGGTGATCAACCTCGTCGGCATCCTCAACGAGGGGCGGCGCGACACGTTCGCCCGCGCGCACGTGGGCCTCACCCGCCTCGTCGTCGATGCCTGCCGGGATACGGGCGTGCATCGGCTGCACCAGATGAGCGCGCTCAACGCGGGGGCCGGCACGTCGGGCTACCTGCGCTCGCGCGGCGAAGCCGAGGCACTGGTGACGGCGTCCACGCTGGACTGGACGATCTACCGGCCGAGTACCATCTTCGGTCCGGGCGACGGCCTGGTCACGCGCTTCGACAAACTGCTCGCCGTCGCGCCGGTCATGCCGCTGCCGCGACCGTCCGCACGGATGGCGCCGGTCTACGTGGGCGACGTGGTGGAAGCCATCGCCCGCGCGGTGGCCGATCCGGCGATCTCGGTACTGCGTACCTTCGAGCTCTACGGTCGCGAGGTCTGGACGCTGCTCGACCTCGTGCGGGCCATCCGCGACGCCCGCGGCCGACATCGTGTCGTGCTGCCGCTGCCCGACGCGCTCGGCCTCGTGCAGGCCCACGTGGCCCGCTTCGCTCCCGGCAAGCCGTTCACGCCCGACAACTTCCGCACGCTGCTGATCGATTCGGTGGGCAAGAGGGACGGCCTGGCCGAACTGGGCATGGAACCGCAGGCGCTTTCCGCCTGGTTGCCGCGATTGCTCGGCCCGTCCGTGCGCCAGCACCGTCTCGACGAAGCACGCCGCAAGCGTCGAAGATAG
- a CDS encoding transglycosylase SLT domain-containing protein produces MIRFLAGFALAALALAHAPSASAEGTDAQRARFREAYAVATTQGGDAWRAQATGLEGYSLFPYLEAAALTHDLRTLDRAPVQAYLDRYPGLIPAADLRRDFLGELARRKDWATFTAMYQPGLGDSLACFALQAKLSRNEPLVFERDLADLWKKASLPNSCDPVIDAAAGQGLLTTDRVWARIQVAADSGKGGTVAALAPRLPPSDAPVAQRIALALNDPATALRQATDWPDTPRHRQAVTFALQRMARKQSTVADSAWATLAPRFALSEQQKGAIENSLALFHATDFDESALDRLAALPPGAQTDGTREWRVRVALARQDWNAALTALDALAPSQKDDGEWRYFRALVLAKLGRHDEAQAIYRRVSQEATYFGFLAADRIDASYAICPSTLATDERREAALLNDPGLDRAFELYAVGLQKLGRREWSAALAGRDADTQRLAADLAFRKGWYDRAVFGLSSGDALRLYEQRFPLARQDGVVEQSGQAGIEAPWAYAIIRAESAWMSDARSSADARGLMQLLPTTAAIVAKRNGLSWSGGESLYDPPTNIVLGTRYLAQMAARYNGAPWLASAAYNAGPNKVDQWVEARGTLDPDLFVASIPYKETREYVARVMAFAVIYDWRLNGNALPIGSRMTRIGSAYALPQAGAVRRAVTCPAPAVAQPTPPSAPAVAEPAPAEASSAPAAEEPSR; encoded by the coding sequence ATGATCCGCTTCCTGGCCGGCTTTGCCCTCGCCGCCCTCGCGCTCGCCCATGCGCCGTCCGCCTCCGCCGAAGGCACCGATGCGCAACGCGCGCGCTTTCGCGAGGCCTACGCCGTGGCGACCACCCAGGGCGGCGACGCTTGGCGCGCTCAGGCCACGGGGCTGGAGGGGTACAGCCTGTTCCCCTACCTCGAGGCCGCGGCGCTCACCCACGACCTTCGCACGCTGGATCGTGCGCCGGTGCAGGCCTACCTCGACCGCTATCCGGGCCTGATTCCCGCCGCCGACCTGCGTCGCGACTTCCTCGGCGAGCTGGCCCGGCGCAAGGACTGGGCCACGTTCACCGCCATGTACCAGCCCGGCCTGGGCGATTCGCTGGCGTGTTTCGCGCTGCAGGCGAAGCTTTCCCGGAACGAGCCCCTGGTGTTCGAGCGCGACCTGGCCGACCTGTGGAAGAAAGCCAGCCTGCCCAACAGCTGCGATCCCGTGATCGACGCGGCGGCCGGCCAGGGCCTGCTCACCACCGATCGCGTGTGGGCACGCATCCAGGTGGCCGCCGACTCGGGCAAGGGCGGCACGGTGGCGGCGCTGGCCCCACGCCTGCCGCCGTCGGACGCACCCGTGGCCCAGCGTATCGCCCTGGCGCTCAACGATCCCGCCACGGCCCTGCGCCAGGCCACCGATTGGCCCGATACCCCACGCCATCGACAGGCCGTCACCTTCGCCTTGCAACGCATGGCGCGCAAGCAATCGACCGTCGCCGACAGCGCCTGGGCCACGCTCGCACCGCGCTTCGCCCTGAGCGAGCAGCAGAAGGGCGCGATCGAGAACTCGCTGGCGCTGTTCCATGCCACGGATTTCGACGAGTCCGCGCTCGACCGGCTGGCCGCCCTGCCGCCCGGCGCGCAGACCGACGGCACGCGCGAATGGCGCGTGCGCGTCGCGCTGGCCCGGCAGGACTGGAATGCCGCGCTCACCGCCCTGGACGCCCTCGCCCCCTCGCAGAAAGACGACGGCGAATGGCGCTATTTCCGCGCGCTGGTGCTCGCGAAGCTCGGTCGCCACGACGAGGCGCAGGCGATCTATCGACGCGTTTCGCAGGAAGCCACCTATTTCGGCTTCCTTGCCGCCGATCGCATCGACGCCTCGTATGCCATCTGCCCGTCGACCCTGGCCACCGACGAGCGGCGCGAGGCCGCCCTGTTGAACGATCCCGGTCTCGACCGCGCATTCGAGCTCTACGCCGTCGGCCTGCAGAAGCTGGGGCGCCGCGAGTGGAGCGCGGCGTTGGCCGGCCGCGATGCCGACACCCAGCGGCTCGCCGCCGACCTCGCCTTCCGCAAGGGATGGTACGACCGCGCGGTCTTCGGCCTGTCGTCCGGCGACGCGTTGCGCCTGTACGAACAACGCTTTCCGCTGGCGCGACAGGACGGCGTCGTCGAGCAGTCGGGCCAGGCGGGTATCGAAGCGCCGTGGGCCTACGCGATCATCCGCGCCGAGAGCGCCTGGATGAGCGACGCGCGCTCGAGCGCCGACGCCCGCGGCCTGATGCAACTGTTACCGACCACGGCGGCCATCGTCGCCAAGCGCAACGGCTTGTCCTGGAGCGGCGGCGAGAGCCTCTACGACCCGCCCACCAACATCGTGCTCGGCACGCGTTACCTCGCGCAGATGGCGGCGCGCTACAACGGCGCGCCGTGGCTGGCGAGCGCCGCCTACAACGCCGGTCCGAACAAGGTCGATCAATGGGTGGAGGCGCGCGGCACGCTCGATCCCGACCTCTTCGTGGCGAGCATCCCCTACAAGGAAACCCGCGAGTACGTGGCCCGCGTGATGGCCTTCGCGGTGATCTACGACTGGCGCCTCAACGGCAACGCGCTGCCCATCGGTTCGCGCATGACCCGCATCGGCAGCGCCTATGCGTTGCCGCAGGCCGGTGCCGTGCGCCGCGCGGTAACCTGCCCCGCGCCGGCCGTGGCGCAACCCACGCCGCCGAGCGCGCCCGCCGTCGCCGAACCCGCGCCGGCGGAAGCCTCGTCGGCCCCCGCCGCGGAGGAGCCCTCGCGCTGA
- a CDS encoding glycosyl hydrolase family 17 protein yields the protein MPPHTSYARFARPLAWILLAAAAVFGAGYWWLLGRPVNLPDSPTAKIACVSYAPFRLKGETPFDLNAFIPPERIDADLKALSARFDCVRTYSMSQGLGAVPDIAGRYGMKVLMGIWLGRDPAANEREIKLGIEAARRDHDNLRGIVVGNEVMLRGELSEKALAAYIARVNDATDVPVTYADVWEFWLKHPALAKVTDYLTIHILPYWEDEPVAPERAVRHVADVYQQMKARFPGKSIMIGETGWPSQGRTRRDASASLVNEARYLREFLDYAATVDMPYNVIEAFDQPWKRDLEGTVGGYWGIFDVDAKPKFAMTGPVVEEPRWTWAIGAGGAGAVLFLLVGTVRRRWHGLSGWLSLALAGFAAGTALAAHARLLAFACRNTLEWAVGIGIGVVALFTALSLSRTIAARLASPINPAAVAPRPGERRILGIAWSGVFTPQRFFWMFVLTLYGILMVFNGRYRDFPVGLFALPSIGFLLLAMLRTREEALMPLVEERLLAIWLVLLGAAVVVQENGANLVSWGWLVLNLALAVPVLGAWHRARRRVITP from the coding sequence ATGCCGCCCCATACCTCCTACGCGCGGTTCGCGCGACCGCTCGCCTGGATCCTCCTCGCCGCCGCCGCCGTGTTCGGCGCCGGTTACTGGTGGCTGCTCGGCCGCCCGGTGAACCTGCCGGATTCGCCCACGGCCAAGATCGCCTGCGTATCGTACGCGCCGTTCCGCCTCAAGGGCGAAACGCCGTTCGACCTCAACGCGTTCATTCCGCCCGAGCGCATCGACGCCGATCTCAAGGCGTTGTCGGCGCGCTTCGATTGCGTGCGCACGTACTCGATGAGCCAGGGCCTGGGTGCCGTGCCCGACATCGCCGGTCGCTACGGCATGAAAGTGCTGATGGGCATCTGGCTGGGCCGCGATCCGGCCGCCAACGAGCGCGAGATCAAGCTCGGCATCGAGGCCGCGCGCCGCGACCACGACAACCTGCGCGGCATCGTGGTGGGCAACGAGGTGATGTTGCGCGGCGAGTTGTCCGAAAAAGCGCTCGCCGCTTACATCGCGCGGGTGAACGACGCCACAGACGTGCCGGTGACGTACGCCGACGTCTGGGAGTTCTGGCTCAAGCATCCGGCGTTGGCCAAGGTCACCGACTACCTCACGATCCACATCCTGCCCTATTGGGAAGACGAGCCGGTGGCGCCCGAGCGTGCCGTACGCCACGTGGCCGACGTGTACCAGCAGATGAAGGCCCGGTTTCCCGGCAAGTCCATCATGATCGGCGAAACCGGTTGGCCCAGCCAGGGACGCACGCGCCGGGACGCCAGCGCCAGCCTCGTCAACGAGGCGCGCTACCTGCGCGAATTCCTCGACTACGCCGCCACGGTCGACATGCCCTACAACGTGATCGAGGCCTTCGACCAGCCGTGGAAGCGCGACCTGGAGGGCACCGTCGGCGGCTACTGGGGCATTTTCGACGTCGACGCGAAGCCCAAGTTCGCCATGACCGGCCCGGTGGTCGAGGAGCCGCGCTGGACCTGGGCGATCGGCGCCGGTGGCGCCGGTGCCGTGTTGTTCCTGCTGGTGGGCACGGTTCGCCGTCGCTGGCATGGTCTTTCGGGTTGGCTGTCGCTGGCGTTGGCCGGGTTCGCCGCGGGTACCGCGCTCGCCGCGCATGCGCGGCTCCTGGCGTTCGCCTGTCGCAACACGCTCGAATGGGCGGTGGGCATCGGTATCGGCGTCGTCGCGCTGTTCACGGCGTTGTCGTTGTCGCGGACCATCGCCGCGCGCCTGGCGTCGCCGATCAACCCCGCGGCCGTCGCCCCGCGTCCCGGCGAGCGGCGCATCCTGGGCATCGCGTGGTCGGGCGTGTTCACGCCGCAGCGGTTCTTCTGGATGTTCGTGCTGACGCTCTACGGCATCCTGATGGTGTTCAACGGCCGCTACCGCGATTTCCCGGTGGGCCTGTTCGCCCTGCCGTCTATCGGCTTCCTGTTGCTGGCCATGCTGCGCACCCGCGAGGAAGCGCTCATGCCGCTGGTGGAGGAGCGCTTGCTGGCGATCTGGTTGGTGCTGCTGGGTGCCGCCGTGGTGGTGCAGGAGAACGGGGCCAACCTGGTGTCGTGGGGTTGGCTGGTGCTGAATCTCGCGCTGGCGGTGCCGGTACTCGGCGCATGGCATCGGGCACGCCGCCGCGTTATCACTCCGTAG
- a CDS encoding endonuclease/exonuclease/phosphatase family protein, producing MTRSTPSSPNASERTLRLLSCNILAGASVQRYSDYFTRSVNAVLPGPSKLANLDSLAALLHEFDVVGLQEADAGSLRSGFLNQTRYIAEAAGMPFWSHQPNRPMARVAHSANGLLSRIEPTEVIDYPLPGRIKGRGALFVRFGEGTDALVVVVAHLSLGAAARMGQLAFIAELLAPYPHAVLMGDLNTEPSSPEMRLLFDKTALQVPTNAMPTFPSWKPRRALDHILTSADITLERTWTLPRAFSDHLPLAAEIRLPLAIAQAAGATHMSSTP from the coding sequence ATGACCCGCTCAACGCCGTCCTCCCCCAACGCCTCCGAGCGCACCCTGCGCCTGCTGAGTTGCAACATCCTCGCCGGCGCGAGCGTCCAGCGGTACAGCGACTACTTCACGCGCAGCGTCAACGCGGTGCTGCCCGGTCCGTCGAAACTCGCCAACCTCGACTCGCTCGCCGCCCTGCTGCACGAATTCGACGTGGTGGGCCTGCAGGAGGCCGATGCCGGCAGCCTGCGTTCGGGTTTCCTCAACCAGACCCGCTACATCGCCGAAGCCGCCGGCATGCCGTTCTGGAGCCACCAGCCCAACCGGCCCATGGCCCGGGTGGCGCATTCGGCCAACGGCCTGCTGAGCCGTATCGAGCCGACCGAAGTCATCGATTACCCGCTGCCCGGGCGCATCAAGGGGCGTGGCGCGCTGTTCGTCCGCTTCGGCGAGGGCACCGACGCACTGGTGGTGGTGGTGGCCCATCTCTCGTTGGGCGCTGCCGCGCGCATGGGCCAGCTCGCCTTCATCGCCGAGCTGCTGGCGCCCTACCCGCATGCCGTGTTGATGGGCGACCTCAACACCGAGCCGTCGAGCCCCGAGATGCGTCTGCTCTTCGACAAGACCGCCTTGCAGGTGCCGACGAACGCCATGCCCACCTTCCCCAGCTGGAAGCCGCGGCGCGCGCTCGACCACATCCTCACCTCGGCCGATATCACCCTCGAGCGCACGTGGACGTTGCCGCGCGCGTTCTCCGACCACCTGCCGCTCGCGGCCGAAATCCGCCTGCCGCTCGCCATCGCGCAAGCCGCGGGTGCGACGCACATGAGTTCCACGCCATGA
- a CDS encoding thiol:disulfide interchange protein DsbA/DsbL produces MFKRLPLLLFALALSTACSAKPAEGAAPSFTDGAEYASIATPQRLDPKGKVEVVEVFSFGCIHCAHYEPKVEELQKKLPKDVVFHRVPAAFNDAWLPFAQAYYAAAKLVPAGKLDESTDKLFKAKWDLHMPLNALEEMADWYKQNYGVDSAKFVQVAQGPEVKAQIERDTKLVQAWGVEGTPTVVVDGKYRSNNIKDFDQLNDVVMFLVNKERNGGK; encoded by the coding sequence ATGTTCAAGCGTCTCCCGCTGCTGCTCTTCGCCCTGGCCCTGTCCACGGCGTGCAGCGCCAAGCCCGCCGAAGGCGCGGCCCCCAGCTTCACCGACGGCGCGGAATACGCGTCCATCGCCACGCCGCAGCGCCTGGACCCCAAGGGCAAGGTCGAGGTCGTGGAGGTGTTCTCGTTCGGCTGCATCCACTGCGCGCACTACGAGCCCAAGGTGGAAGAACTCCAGAAGAAGCTGCCCAAGGATGTCGTGTTCCACCGCGTGCCGGCCGCCTTCAACGACGCCTGGCTGCCGTTCGCGCAGGCCTACTACGCCGCGGCGAAGCTCGTTCCCGCCGGCAAGCTCGACGAGTCCACCGACAAGCTGTTCAAGGCCAAGTGGGACCTGCACATGCCGCTGAACGCCCTCGAGGAGATGGCCGACTGGTACAAGCAGAACTACGGCGTCGACAGCGCGAAGTTCGTGCAAGTGGCCCAGGGGCCCGAGGTCAAGGCACAGATCGAACGCGACACGAAACTGGTCCAGGCCTGGGGCGTCGAAGGCACGCCGACGGTGGTCGTGGACGGCAAGTACCGCAGCAACAACATCAAGGACTTCGACCAGCTCAACGACGTGGTCATGTTCCTGGTGAACAAGGAACGCAACGGCGGCAAGTAA
- a CDS encoding thiol:disulfide interchange protein DsbA/DsbL gives MRLPLLCAALIGLAACGSGNQETAPAAPATASTSAPAAAAPAAPATAAAPAPATSSAPAGTGTAAAVAPAPAPSEDDAKRPDVKPFVDDGKWVEGKHYFRIDPAQPTSTPGKIEVTEVFSYGCPACFQFHGMVDELVKSLPKGTVMTYTPAAFRPDENWPLLQRAYITAQAFGVDKQSHDAMFDAVFKSGELGIYDKQTNKPKPESGWPTIDDVAKFYAKYGVKPEEFVATANSFTINTKMKRADELIRAYEVDSTPTIVVNGKYRLTPITAGGYPQALELTQWLITKEAAGK, from the coding sequence ATGCGCCTTCCTCTCCTCTGCGCCGCCCTGATCGGCCTCGCGGCCTGCGGCTCCGGCAACCAGGAGACCGCTCCCGCCGCTCCGGCGACCGCCTCCACGAGCGCCCCCGCGGCAGCCGCGCCCGCCGCTCCGGCCACGGCCGCCGCCCCCGCGCCCGCCACCAGCAGCGCGCCCGCCGGCACCGGCACGGCCGCGGCCGTCGCACCGGCCCCCGCGCCCAGCGAAGACGACGCCAAGCGTCCCGACGTGAAGCCGTTCGTCGACGACGGCAAGTGGGTGGAAGGCAAGCACTATTTCCGCATCGATCCCGCCCAGCCGACCAGCACCCCGGGCAAGATCGAGGTCACCGAGGTGTTCTCCTACGGCTGCCCGGCCTGCTTCCAGTTCCACGGCATGGTCGACGAACTGGTCAAGAGCCTGCCCAAGGGCACGGTGATGACCTACACCCCCGCCGCGTTCCGCCCGGACGAGAACTGGCCGTTGCTGCAGCGCGCCTACATCACCGCCCAGGCCTTCGGCGTGGACAAGCAGAGCCACGACGCCATGTTCGACGCCGTGTTCAAGAGCGGCGAACTGGGCATCTACGACAAGCAGACGAACAAGCCCAAGCCCGAGTCGGGCTGGCCCACCATCGACGACGTGGCCAAGTTCTACGCCAAGTACGGCGTGAAGCCCGAGGAATTCGTCGCCACCGCGAACTCCTTCACCATCAACACCAAGATGAAACGCGCCGATGAACTGATCCGCGCCTACGAGGTCGATAGCACGCCGACGATCGTCGTGAACGGCAAGTACCGGCTCACCCCGATCACCGCCGGCGGCTATCCGCAGGCCCTCGAACTCACCCAGTGGCTGATCACCAAGGAAGCCGCGGGCAAGTAA
- a CDS encoding c-type cytochrome, translating into MKFRHAAAAIVTMLVMSAAGAQSVAPAKPSSAPAPSGTAAKPGANAATDPATPGMPTGEQATAATPSGEAGAALKPGDATAGQGKAAVCGACHGMDGNSTDPQYPRLAGQSEQYIAAQLADFKSGKRMNPVMQGFAQALSEQDMHDVGAYFATKASLPGVADQAYVEQGQGLYRSGDVDRGIPACMACHGPDGRGNPGAHYPQLTSQHAKYTESRLKALRERDPAQAGPHTKIMVEVAKKLDDKDIAAVASYIEGLHTNEPVPAAAPASP; encoded by the coding sequence ATGAAGTTCAGGCACGCCGCCGCTGCCATCGTCACCATGCTCGTCATGAGCGCCGCAGGCGCTCAGTCCGTTGCTCCCGCCAAGCCGTCCAGCGCACCCGCGCCGTCGGGCACGGCCGCCAAGCCCGGCGCCAATGCCGCCACCGATCCGGCCACGCCGGGCATGCCCACGGGCGAGCAGGCCACCGCCGCCACGCCCTCGGGCGAAGCCGGCGCGGCCCTCAAGCCGGGCGACGCCACCGCGGGTCAGGGCAAGGCCGCCGTCTGCGGCGCCTGCCACGGCATGGACGGCAACTCCACCGATCCGCAATACCCGCGCCTCGCCGGCCAGAGCGAACAGTACATCGCCGCGCAACTGGCCGACTTCAAGTCCGGCAAGCGCATGAATCCGGTCATGCAGGGCTTTGCCCAGGCGCTGTCCGAGCAGGACATGCACGACGTCGGCGCCTACTTCGCCACCAAGGCGTCGCTGCCGGGCGTGGCCGACCAGGCCTACGTCGAACAGGGCCAGGGGCTCTATCGCTCCGGCGACGTCGACCGCGGCATTCCCGCCTGCATGGCGTGCCACGGCCCCGATGGCCGCGGCAATCCGGGGGCCCATTACCCGCAGCTCACCAGCCAGCACGCGAAGTACACCGAATCGCGCCTGAAGGCGCTGCGCGAACGCGACCCGGCGCAGGCGGGCCCGCACACGAAGATCATGGTCGAGGTGGCGAAAAAGCTCGACGACAAGGATATCGCCGCCGTCGCCAGCTACATCGAAGGCCTGCACACGAACGAACCCGTGCCGGCCGCCGCCCCAGCGTCGCCCTGA
- the yihA gene encoding ribosome biogenesis GTP-binding protein YihA/YsxC, translating into MSSNPLNGARFVLAAHEITQLPYDQGAEVAFAGRSNAGKSSALNALTGHNALARTSKTPGRTQLMVVFDLPPLKMGEDATPLDARLVDLPGYGYAKVPEAMRTHWRGEIDAYLKMRRSLRGIVLIVDIRHEMKDFDRTMLAFCAATELPCHVLLTKADKISRGQAAKALDALRKDFRQQGVQGTAQVFSSLAKTGVEEARAKIMELLRTPRSHEL; encoded by the coding sequence ATGTCATCCAATCCGCTCAACGGCGCCCGCTTCGTTCTGGCCGCGCACGAAATCACCCAGTTGCCCTACGACCAGGGCGCCGAAGTGGCGTTCGCCGGTCGCTCCAACGCGGGCAAGTCGAGCGCGCTCAATGCGTTGACGGGCCATAACGCGTTGGCGCGCACGTCGAAGACGCCGGGCCGCACGCAGCTGATGGTGGTGTTCGACCTTCCGCCGCTGAAGATGGGCGAGGACGCCACGCCGCTCGACGCGCGCCTGGTGGATCTCCCCGGCTACGGCTATGCGAAGGTGCCCGAGGCGATGCGCACGCACTGGCGCGGCGAGATCGACGCCTACCTCAAGATGCGCCGCAGCCTGCGCGGCATCGTGCTCATCGTGGACATTCGCCACGAGATGAAGGATTTCGACCGCACGATGCTGGCGTTCTGCGCGGCCACCGAACTGCCGTGCCACGTGCTGCTGACCAAGGCCGACAAGATCTCGCGCGGCCAGGCGGCCAAGGCGCTGGACGCGCTGCGCAAGGATTTTCGCCAGCAGGGCGTGCAGGGCACGGCGCAGGTGTTTTCGTCGCTGGCGAAGACCGGTGTCGAAGAGGCCCGGGCGAAGATCATGGAACTGCTGCGTACGCCTCGCTCGCACGAACTCTGA
- a CDS encoding GAF domain-containing protein has product MYEAKAIDTADKATLYAELAEQAAGLMHGEPNTIANAANFAALVYDVLPDLNWAGFYLYDGTELVVGPFQGKPACIRIALGRGVCGTAAQTRQTQLVRDVHAFDGHIACDAASNAEIVVPLVKADGSLFGVWDVDSPTVARFDEEDRKGMESLCRVFMETLAT; this is encoded by the coding sequence ATGTACGAAGCCAAGGCCATCGACACCGCCGACAAGGCCACCCTCTACGCCGAACTGGCGGAGCAGGCCGCGGGGCTCATGCACGGCGAGCCCAACACGATCGCCAACGCCGCCAACTTCGCGGCCCTTGTGTACGACGTGCTGCCCGACCTCAACTGGGCGGGCTTCTACCTCTACGACGGCACCGAGCTGGTGGTGGGGCCTTTCCAGGGCAAGCCGGCCTGCATCCGCATCGCGCTGGGCCGCGGCGTGTGCGGCACCGCCGCGCAGACGCGGCAGACGCAGCTCGTGCGCGACGTGCACGCGTTCGATGGGCACATCGCCTGCGATGCCGCGTCCAACGCCGAAATCGTGGTGCCGCTGGTGAAGGCCGACGGCAGCCTGTTCGGCGTGTGGGACGTCGACAGCCCGACGGTGGCGCGGTTCGACGAGGAAGATCGCAAGGGCATGGAGTCGCTTTGCCGGGTCTTCATGGAAACGCTCGCGACCTGA
- the bioD gene encoding dethiobiotin synthase, whose product MTRHLFVAGTDTGIGKTHGAQTLVHAFRQAGERVAGMKPVASGSARTPDGLRNQDALDLQAASHPRPAYAQVNPLALEEAVSPHLAAAREGVSVRWEPLDEAFATLGATHERVVVEGVGGWMVPLSDELSMEQLPQRWHLPVVLVVGIRLGCISHARLTARAIEADGCRLAGWIANIIEPEMHLIDENIRTLRRHIDAPLLGTLPHRVAPAEAAIFLDLSLLG is encoded by the coding sequence ATGACCCGCCATCTTTTCGTCGCCGGAACCGATACGGGCATCGGCAAGACCCACGGTGCCCAGACCCTCGTGCACGCCTTCCGCCAGGCCGGCGAGCGCGTGGCCGGCATGAAGCCGGTCGCCAGCGGCTCGGCGCGCACGCCCGACGGCCTGCGCAACCAGGACGCCCTGGACCTTCAGGCGGCCAGCCATCCCCGGCCCGCCTACGCGCAGGTCAATCCGCTGGCGCTGGAAGAAGCCGTGTCGCCGCACCTGGCCGCCGCCAGGGAAGGGGTGTCCGTGCGTTGGGAGCCGCTGGACGAGGCGTTCGCGACATTGGGCGCTACCCATGAACGCGTGGTGGTGGAGGGCGTGGGCGGCTGGATGGTGCCGTTGTCCGACGAGCTGTCGATGGAGCAACTCCCCCAGCGTTGGCACCTGCCGGTGGTGCTGGTGGTCGGCATCCGGCTGGGCTGCATCAGCCATGCGCGCCTGACCGCGCGGGCCATCGAGGCCGACGGCTGCCGGCTCGCCGGGTGGATCGCGAACATCATCGAGCCGGAAATGCACCTCATCGACGAAAACATCCGGACGCTGCGCCGGCACATCGACGCCCCCTTGCTGGGCACGTTGCCGCATCGCGTGGCGCCGGCCGAGGCGGCCATTTTCCTCGACCTCTCCCTCCTGGGCTGA